One stretch of Akkermansia sp. RCC_12PD DNA includes these proteins:
- a CDS encoding aldose epimerase family protein, translating to MIFGTLPGGAPVEIFELSSDRMTVRISNYGGRIISVVKDGMDMIVGPKSFEDMLKDTCYCGAICGRVANRIAKGRFSIDGDAHSVAVNNGPNHLHGGLQGFDSKIWQVQEAARSTLVLTLHSPDGEENYPGNLEVVATYTLMEETLHLRMEAYSDAATIVNLTNHAYWNLSGKPDINSMTLEVRASAYTPADDTNIPDGRILPVEGTDFDLRRAALLGERNSAAHPDTAAGLDHNYVLDSEPGDKIAAILLDPSSGHRLIVATDAPGLQVYTGEYLPKARQGIALEAQGFPNAVNVPHFPSVLLRPGQSVTRNISWTIR from the coding sequence ATGATCTTTGGCACCTTACCCGGCGGCGCTCCTGTTGAAATCTTTGAACTGTCCTCCGACAGGATGACAGTGCGGATCAGCAACTATGGGGGGCGCATCATCTCCGTCGTCAAGGACGGCATGGATATGATCGTAGGTCCCAAAAGCTTTGAAGACATGCTGAAAGACACCTGTTATTGCGGTGCGATTTGCGGCCGGGTCGCAAACCGCATCGCAAAAGGCAGGTTTTCCATTGACGGTGACGCCCATTCCGTAGCCGTCAACAACGGCCCCAACCACCTGCACGGCGGCCTCCAGGGGTTTGACAGCAAAATATGGCAGGTTCAGGAAGCCGCACGCAGCACGCTGGTGCTGACACTCCATTCACCGGATGGGGAGGAAAACTACCCCGGCAATCTTGAAGTAGTAGCCACCTACACGCTCATGGAGGAAACACTCCACCTGCGCATGGAGGCGTACTCGGACGCAGCCACCATCGTCAACCTCACCAACCACGCCTACTGGAACCTTTCCGGAAAACCCGACATCAACTCCATGACGCTGGAAGTCCGGGCCTCCGCCTACACCCCCGCGGATGACACCAACATCCCGGACGGCCGCATCCTGCCCGTGGAAGGCACGGACTTTGACCTGCGCAGGGCGGCTCTGCTTGGGGAACGCAACTCCGCCGCCCATCCGGACACCGCCGCCGGACTGGACCATAATTACGTGCTGGATTCCGAACCAGGCGACAAGATTGCGGCCATCCTCCTTGATCCTTCTTCAGGTCACCGCCTGATCGTGGCGACGGACGCCCCGGGACTCCAGGTTTACACGGGGGAATACCTTCCCAAGGCGCGCCAGGGGATTGCTCTGGAAGCCCAGGGCTTCCCGAATGCCGTCAACGTTCCCCACTTCCCCAGCGTTCTTCTGCGCCCCGGTCAATCCGTCACGCGCAACATTTCCTGGACAATCAGATAA